Below is a window of Desulfomonilaceae bacterium DNA.
TCGGTGTTCGGGTTTTGTCCAAGACACTTATGAGTGATCCGTTGGAAGATCCGTCTCTAAGGTTCTTGAAAATTTCCAAATTTCTCATGCTGGATTGATCAAGAACCATAAAAGAGTCGAGATGGTACACTCGTGGGGTCTTGATGTGCGTTGGTTTGTCAGATCTTGTTCCGCTTACGTATTGGATTAAAGCTCCGGTCACAGAGACCAGCGCTTTTTGATCATCAAGACCAAAGCCTTTCAGGTTTTGGACACCGTAATAATCTCTCAAAAAAGTTTCACTGGTCTGAGGGTCAAAAAACCAGCTCTCCAATTCGTGGGTGTAGAAGTCTTCCGGCAGAACCTGATTTATAGGGTCAGTGGAAGGAAGATCATTCTTGATAAGCGTTTCTTTGGGATTTATGCGCCTCAGTTCTTGAGCCGCAAGCGCTAAATTTGCGGTGATCGTCGCTGAAAACTCTCCAGTGCTTAGATCCAGTGAGGCAAGACCTATTTTCCCCTTGATTTCCGATACCGAAGCAATGAAATGATTCTCGCTTGAGGTTAGCGCATCGGGATCATCTATTAGACCCGGAGTCACGATCCTTGTAACTTCCCGTTTAACAAGTCCTTTGGCTAACTTTGGATTTTCAACCTGATCGCAGATCGCAACTCGTTCACCAGCAGCCAACAGTTTGGAAATATAGGCCGAAGAGGAATGGTGAGGAAAACCGCACATCGGAATGCCGTTCTCTTTGTTCTTGTCCCGACTTGTTAAGGCTATGTTAAGAGTCCTAGAGGCCTTTCTGGCGTCTTCAAAGAACATTTCATAAAAATCGCCCATTCGAAAAAGAAGCAAGGCATCTGGATTCCTTTTCTTTTGCGACATGTACTGGCGCATCATTGGGGTAATGTTTTCTTCATTATCCAACGATTTCATATCCATATTTCTCAAAGGTTTTTCGCCACCTTGAGTTCACCAGGGTTTTGGATTCGTTATCTAGGCTGAAAACGTTTTTCTTATACGATTTTATCCTCTGAAGATATGCGGCGGCTTGTTCGCAAAAATCATGGAAATCAGGCAAATTCAAGGTTGAATAGATTTTTTCAAGCTCTCGCAGAGGCGCCTCTTCGAGTTCCTCGTATTTGAGTTCATGGAGAGCGCCGTCAGGAATGAGCTTTCTATCGCGTTCGAATAATTCAAACATCTCAACATACCAATCAAGAATCTGGTCTTTCACAAACTTCTTGGAAGGTTCCTGGAGTCTTGCTTTGGCGAAAGATTTCTCCCATAGATTTAGGGTAGATAAATATACTCTATATGGATTTCTTACAATGTGAACGAATTGAGCCTCTGGGAAAATATCCAAAAGGTGTTTTATTCTGGCGGTATGGGGTGGTGATTTCAGGAGTGGTCTTCCTCCTTCTGAAAGCTCCAGCTTCTTCAGAAAAAAAAGAAACGAATCTTTCCATCTCTGTTTCCATTGCTCTGGAATTTTGTCCAAATCAAGACCAGTATGCCATTCTTGTCCTGTAACTGGAAAAATGACTCTTAAATATGGAGATACCAGAGATAAGGCCGCCAAAGCGAACTCATCTTCGTGAGGCGCATTCCAGGACAAAGACAGATTGTCCATCGGCCGCTTACGTGGCGCTAACAAATTCATAGCCACAGAACCTACCTGAGAATAAACGAAATGATTTGGGAAAAGACATTGATAGACATTGGGGCTGGAAAATTTCGGGTCCAGACTTAACAGGTTGTGTAAGTGCGTAGTTCCACTCCTCCAATGCCCAAGTACGAACAAAGGCGCTTTTTTTAACTCTATTCCATTAATTTCCTTACCGTCAAAAAAACGTTCACAGGAACCTAGAATTGAATTCAAAACGCCAATTCCTATCAGGTACGCTAGCCTCCCCAGATACTCGGAATCCACTCGAAATTGATTTCCTGCAAGTATCCTGATCAAGGCCGTCAGGGGCATTCCCTGAACAATCTGTAGGCTAATCCCTCCGCCTTGAAAAATGCTCATCCAATAGATCTCCTCAGCCAAATGCAGCTTGCAAAGAATTTATAATAATGCCACAAAAAGTCGATCATGTGCTTAAATTCAGAATCATGCACAATTATCATTGATCGGAATATTTATAAATGTTCGTGAACCGAGCGAGTAGCTTGATGGAGGACTAATGACATTTAAGGGAAAAGTTTGGAAGTTTGGAGACGATGTTAATACGGATGAAATTATCCCAGCCAGGTATCTTAATATTACGGATCCAATCAAACTGGCGGAACACGTGATGGAGGATGCTGACCCGGACTTTCCCTCAAAGGTGACTCCGGGAGACATTATAGTAGCCGGAAAAAATTTTGGCTGTGGCTCCTCTCGTGAACACGCTCCTGTGGCTTTAAAAGGAGCTGGAATCGCTTGCGTGATCGCCGCGAGTTTTGCGCGTATTTTTTTCAGGAACGCTTTTAATATGGGTTTATTAATTTTTGAAAGCTCTGAGGCCTCTGTCGGAATTAAAGAGGGAGAAATTGTA
It encodes the following:
- a CDS encoding sulfotransferase, which codes for MSIFQGGGISLQIVQGMPLTALIRILAGNQFRVDSEYLGRLAYLIGIGVLNSILGSCERFFDGKEINGIELKKAPLFVLGHWRSGTTHLHNLLSLDPKFSSPNVYQCLFPNHFVYSQVGSVAMNLLAPRKRPMDNLSLSWNAPHEDEFALAALSLVSPYLRVIFPVTGQEWHTGLDLDKIPEQWKQRWKDSFLFFLKKLELSEGGRPLLKSPPHTARIKHLLDIFPEAQFVHIVRNPYRVYLSTLNLWEKSFAKARLQEPSKKFVKDQILDWYVEMFELFERDRKLIPDGALHELKYEELEEAPLRELEKIYSTLNLPDFHDFCEQAAAYLQRIKSYKKNVFSLDNESKTLVNSRWRKTFEKYGYEIVG
- a CDS encoding 3-isopropylmalate dehydratase small subunit, whose protein sequence is MTFKGKVWKFGDDVNTDEIIPARYLNITDPIKLAEHVMEDADPDFPSKVTPGDIIVAGKNFGCGSSREHAPVALKGAGIACVIAASFARIFFRNAFNMGLLIFESSEASVGIKEGEIVEIDPDEGLITNLSSGAIFKVASIPVFMKQLVEDGGLIAHFKKNPTNPYV